A single region of the Deefgea piscis genome encodes:
- a CDS encoding cytochrome c biogenesis protein ResB: MMTSNTHSFRRALFDLLSSMRFAISLLTLLAIASIIGTVLKQNEPYVNYRVEFGDFWFSIFEPLGLFDVYHSIWFLLILAFLVCSTCLCIWRHFPGVIREIRGYREKASANSLRLMSHHHEINQALEQPTVTQHLTEYGYRYRLRADGDATLIAAKKGSWQRLGYLFTHAAIVVICIGGLMDGNLPLKVMEMLDIKTAETRDVPQSQIPAMSRLASNNLSFRGNVNLSEGSSASVVFLNSGNGYFVQELPFILKLNKFHIEHYSTGMPKLFASDIDVLDMKGNVIQSGTIKVNHPLIVDGVAIYQASFGDGGSGLEFVQWDLLSNTKSNLAAKSQTKLPLTSGQAKYSLEIGDLRPFNIETLDKTATTGDTSAVAVSPLQTALATAQSVHGDRNVRNLGPTIQFKVRDDRGQALEYQNYMQPFVENDSSYFITGMRREVHAPFAFTRIPLDQDMQLDAFMRFRSTILNANLHADIAKRTAAKALKAGGVSADGEAQFAEITEGVLFQFSQGGFPAIERFLEKKVPQAERQVVAQTYLKVLQSAAIDAMELAQTQAGLPVTPTDNMQYRFLMDSLVATSSLFDYGSPAILQLTGFNEVKSSGFQLTRSPGKNVVYLGSLLLIIGIFCMFYIRENRLWIRISPHSTLIAMSSNRKTDDLNREFAAHIEHLAPNQQQAPL, translated from the coding sequence ATGATGACCTCAAATACACACTCCTTCCGTCGCGCCCTCTTTGATTTATTATCATCGATGCGTTTTGCAATTAGTTTATTAACGCTACTTGCGATTGCCTCAATTATTGGTACCGTGCTCAAACAAAATGAGCCTTATGTTAATTATCGTGTTGAGTTTGGTGATTTTTGGTTTAGCATTTTTGAACCACTTGGCTTATTCGATGTTTACCATTCGATTTGGTTTTTGCTGATTTTGGCATTTTTGGTCTGCTCGACCTGTTTGTGTATTTGGCGGCATTTCCCCGGTGTTATTCGCGAAATACGTGGTTATCGCGAAAAAGCCAGCGCCAATTCTTTGCGCTTAATGTCGCATCATCATGAAATCAATCAAGCACTCGAGCAACCAACAGTTACTCAGCACCTCACTGAATATGGCTATCGCTATCGCTTGCGAGCCGATGGTGATGCCACATTAATTGCGGCGAAAAAAGGCAGTTGGCAGCGATTGGGTTATTTATTTACCCATGCAGCAATTGTGGTTATTTGTATTGGCGGATTAATGGACGGTAATTTGCCATTAAAAGTCATGGAAATGCTGGATATTAAAACAGCAGAAACCCGCGATGTGCCACAAAGCCAAATTCCAGCAATGTCTCGCCTGGCATCAAATAATTTATCGTTTCGTGGCAATGTCAATTTAAGTGAGGGCAGCTCTGCCAGCGTCGTTTTTCTGAACTCCGGCAATGGTTATTTTGTTCAAGAACTACCCTTCATTTTAAAACTGAATAAATTTCATATTGAGCATTATTCAACTGGCATGCCTAAGCTTTTTGCCAGTGATATTGATGTGCTGGATATGAAAGGAAATGTCATCCAAAGTGGCACAATTAAAGTCAATCATCCTTTAATTGTAGATGGCGTTGCCATTTATCAAGCCAGCTTTGGCGATGGCGGTTCCGGTCTTGAGTTTGTGCAATGGGATTTATTGAGCAATACCAAATCGAATTTGGCGGCAAAGTCACAGACCAAACTCCCGCTCACCTCTGGTCAAGCCAAATACAGCCTCGAAATTGGCGATCTACGTCCCTTTAATATTGAAACCCTAGATAAAACCGCGACGACGGGTGACACCTCTGCTGTTGCCGTTTCGCCACTGCAAACGGCGTTAGCGACGGCGCAATCGGTGCATGGCGATCGGAACGTGCGTAATTTAGGGCCAACCATTCAATTTAAAGTCCGCGATGATCGTGGGCAAGCGCTTGAATACCAGAACTATATGCAGCCATTTGTAGAAAATGACAGCAGCTATTTCATTACTGGTATGCGCCGCGAAGTTCATGCTCCCTTTGCATTCACACGTATACCGCTAGATCAAGATATGCAACTTGATGCTTTCATGCGCTTTAGATCGACGATTTTAAACGCTAATTTGCATGCCGATATTGCGAAAAGAACGGCGGCTAAAGCCTTAAAAGCGGGTGGTGTTTCTGCCGATGGCGAGGCACAATTTGCTGAAATTACCGAGGGCGTGTTATTTCAATTTAGCCAAGGTGGCTTCCCTGCGATTGAGCGCTTTTTAGAGAAAAAAGTACCGCAAGCTGAACGCCAAGTGGTGGCACAGACCTATCTTAAAGTACTGCAAAGTGCGGCCATCGATGCGATGGAATTAGCCCAAACGCAAGCTGGCCTGCCAGTAACGCCAACCGATAATATGCAGTATCGCTTTTTGATGGATAGTTTGGTGGCCACCAGCAGTTTGTTTGATTACGGCTCACCGGCTATTTTGCAACTCACTGGATTTAACGAGGTGAAATCGAGTGGTTTTCAACTCACCCGCTCGCCCGGTAAAAACGTAGTCTATTTAGGCTCTTTGTTGTTAATCATCGGTATTTTCTGCATGTTTTATATTCGAGAAAATCGTCTATGGATCAGAATTAGTCCGCATTCAACCTTGATCGCCATGAGTAGCAATCGCAAAACCGACGATTTAAATCGTGAGTTTGCCGCCCATATCGAGCACCTTGCACCAAACCAGCAACAAGCCCCACTTTGA
- a CDS encoding c-type cytochrome: MRSMSVAVSIAALLMLSPAAMSAIVKGDPSKGKVIVDQVCAACHGVDGNSVASANPSLAGQHPEYIIKQLQEFKSQKRKNAIMLGMATPLTEADMANVAAYYSKQTPKAIGASDKALVEAGQKIYRGGIAAKNVPACMACHGPSGAGIPVQYPLVSSQHAAYTAAQLKAFRDGQRSNNVPMMEIAAKLSDAEIKAVAEYIQSIH; encoded by the coding sequence ATGCGCAGCATGTCTGTTGCAGTGAGCATTGCAGCACTTTTAATGTTATCACCTGCCGCTATGTCGGCGATTGTTAAGGGCGATCCAAGCAAAGGCAAAGTCATCGTTGACCAAGTCTGCGCGGCCTGTCACGGCGTAGATGGAAATAGCGTAGCGAGCGCAAATCCAAGCTTAGCTGGACAACACCCAGAATATATCATTAAACAGTTGCAAGAATTTAAAAGTCAAAAGCGTAAAAATGCCATTATGCTAGGCATGGCAACCCCGTTGACTGAGGCTGATATGGCCAATGTTGCTGCTTACTATAGCAAGCAAACGCCGAAAGCAATTGGCGCGTCAGACAAAGCCTTAGTTGAAGCTGGACAAAAGATTTATCGTGGTGGCATTGCGGCCAAAAATGTTCCTGCCTGTATGGCCTGCCACGGACCTTCTGGTGCGGGGATTCCAGTACAGTACCCACTTGTAAGCAGCCAGCATGCTGCCTATACCGCAGCCCAGCTTAAAGCCTTCCGTGATGGTCAGCGTAGTAATAATGTGCCAATGATGGAAATTGCGGCCAAGCTATCCGATGCTGAAATCAAAGCTGTTGCTGAATATATACAATCGATTCACTAA